The following are encoded together in the Xylanivirga thermophila genome:
- the rimI gene encoding ribosomal protein S18-alanine N-acetyltransferase — protein sequence MVEDFVVCPMVLDDVDDVWEIERLCFPIPWSREAFRLEIEKNMCAKYFIAKRLDTVLGYGGMWLILDEGHITNIAVHPAYRNMGAGEAIIRTMMDAGAKMGMTQMTLEVRKTNFIAQHLYKKLGFVECGIRKAYYADNNEDAIIMWNRNIGGKVQDK from the coding sequence ATGGTGGAGGATTTTGTAGTTTGTCCCATGGTTTTAGATGACGTAGATGATGTGTGGGAGATTGAAAGATTATGTTTTCCCATTCCTTGGTCAAGAGAAGCTTTCCGTTTGGAGATAGAAAAAAATATGTGTGCAAAATATTTTATAGCAAAACGATTAGATACGGTATTGGGATATGGTGGCATGTGGTTAATATTGGATGAAGGACATATAACCAATATAGCTGTTCATCCAGCATATAGGAATATGGGAGCTGGAGAGGCAATAATAAGGACTATGATGGATGCGGGAGCTAAAATGGGCATGACTCAAATGACTTTGGAAGTGAGAAAGACTAATTTCATAGCCCAGCATCTTTATAAAAAATTAGGATTTGTAGAATGTGGTATAAGAAAAGCCTATTATGCAGATAATAATGAAGATGCTATCATAATGTGGAATAGAAACATAGGGGGAAAAGTACAGGATAAATAA